The genomic window AATCTCCTTTAATCAAGTACATAGCAATATCTTTCATAGTCACTATACCTAATAAAGTATTTTCATCATCTACAATTGGTAAAGTTCTTGTATTATGCTTTTCCATTAATCTGTACGCATGTATCATTGATTCTTCAGGTCTTACCCCTCTTAATTTATCATAATTTAAATCCTTTACTTGAGTTTTAACATTATCAAGTAATTTAGGTTGATCAATACCAAAAAAATCAAGCACATACCCTGTTTCTTTATTAATACTTCCAAGTATATAGGGAGTTGTTTTTAATCCAATCTTATTCTTTAAATATGATAAGGCGATTGCAGAAGAAACTGAATCTGTATCAGGATTTGTATGTCCAAAAATATAAACCACTATTTAACCTCCTAATTAAAGTTATCTTTATCATTGTTAATTAAATTTAATTTTTCTATTCGAGACATTTTCTTGATTTCATATTCTCGTCTTAAAGCCTCACCTTTAGATGTAAATAGTTCAAAGTATTTTAAAACAACGGGGAAGCGTGAACGTGTATATTTACTTCCCTTACCCTTATTATGGGTATTAATTCGTTTTGTTAAATTATTCGTCCAACCAGTATACAAAGTTCCATCTTTACATTCAATAATATAGATGTAGTTCATCCCTTCCAAATGCTCCATAAAAATAAACTTAATATTAAAAGTCCAATTGTCATATTTATTACTACTCCTAGAACATACCCAATTATAGTTCCAATACCCGATTTAATTGATGAATC from Desulfonispora thiosulfatigenes DSM 11270 includes these protein-coding regions:
- a CDS encoding GIY-YIG nuclease family protein is translated as MNYIYIIECKDGTLYTGWTNNLTKRINTHNKGKGSKYTRSRFPVVLKYFELFTSKGEALRREYEIKKMSRIEKLNLINNDKDNFN